A window of the bacterium genome harbors these coding sequences:
- a CDS encoding type II toxin-antitoxin system VapC family toxin has product MNVVDSSAWLEYFANGPNAPFFAEAIENPGRLVVPTLSLYEVFKRVLQQTSESKALQVVATMQQGKVVDLTSTLALSAAKISVEHHLPMADSVILATARAYDATLWTQDEDFEGLYGVRYQKKRS; this is encoded by the coding sequence ATGAATGTCGTGGATTCCTCAGCATGGCTCGAATACTTCGCAAATGGGCCCAACGCGCCCTTTTTCGCAGAGGCGATCGAAAACCCAGGTCGTTTGGTAGTGCCGACTCTAAGTCTCTATGAAGTCTTCAAAAGGGTGCTCCAACAAACCAGCGAGAGCAAGGCCTTACAAGTTGTTGCCACGATGCAGCAGGGGAAGGTCGTCGATCTAACTTCAACACTCGCGCTTAGCGCAGCTAAGATAAGTGTGGAACACCATCTGCCAATGGCCGATAGCGTGATTCTCGCGACCGCCCGAGCTTATGATGCCACGCTCTGGACCCAGGACGAAGATTTCGAGGGATTGTACGGCGTACGATACCAAAAGAAGAGATCGTAA
- a CDS encoding AbrB/MazE/SpoVT family DNA-binding domain-containing protein, whose translation METVKISPKFQVVIPKGIREKLQLVSGQKVQAIVYEGRIELIPLQPVQEMRGFLAGIDTTIEREADRV comes from the coding sequence ATGGAAACTGTCAAAATCTCGCCAAAATTCCAAGTCGTAATCCCAAAGGGGATCCGGGAGAAGCTTCAGCTGGTTTCAGGACAGAAAGTGCAGGCGATTGTCTATGAGGGTCGAATCGAGCTGATTCCATTGCAGCCAGTTCAGGAAATGCGCGGATTCCTCGCCGGGATCGACACAACCATCGAACGTGAGGCCGACCGCGTATGA